The Dioscorea cayenensis subsp. rotundata cultivar TDr96_F1 chromosome 7, TDr96_F1_v2_PseudoChromosome.rev07_lg8_w22 25.fasta, whole genome shotgun sequence genome includes a region encoding these proteins:
- the LOC120265013 gene encoding protein ALP1-like — protein sequence MDSWALDERVRPLAPAFATFVVIVAVLFEELHILRTSRCLIPSLFRDLPRKRYFNNVLRALCALRDDYVQPPNGTCHPEIETNPNWYPFFKDCIGLLDGTHIDASVPIHELPHFRGRKGPTQNILAGVNPDLRFTYVLAGWEGSANDFTVLRDALSQPQPEYLKLIEGKYYLVDAGYTTMNSFIALYRGVKYHLKEHNGRVPLNHKELFNLRHSMLRSRVERAFAILKNRFKILTSHHFFPYKTQVLLVIACCIIHNYISGIDPNDQILRNGNMQEEHLVLSQSRSQRDQREENRQWVELRDNIAIEMWHQYSSRT from the exons ATGGATAGTTGGGCATTAGATGAGCGTGTGAGGCCCCTCGCCCCAGCTTTTGCAACATTTGTTGTCATTGTTGCCGTTTTATTTGAAGAGTTGCACATTCTCAGGACATCAAGGTGTCTCATTCCTTCATTGTTCAGGGACCTACCTAGAAAGAG GTACTTTAATAATGTCCTACGAGCATTGTGCGCATTGCGAGATGATTATGTTCAACCCCCTAATGGCACTTGCCACCCCGAGATTGAAACCAACCCTAATTGGTATCCCTTTTTCAAG GATTGTATTGGTCTTTTGGATGGCACACACATAGATGCCTCTGTCCCAATTCATGAGTTGCCCCATTTTAGGGGCCGGAAAGGCCCAACCCAAAATATACTTGCCGGTGTGAATCCTGATCTCAGATTCACATATGTGCTAGCGGGATGGGAAGGATCCGCAAACGATTTCACCGTCCTTAGAGATGCACTATCGCAACCACAACCcgagtatttgaaattaatagaaG GGAAGTACTACTTGGTAGATGCGGGATATACAACTATGAATAGTTTCATAGCCCTATATCGAGGGGTTAAATACCATCTCAAAGAACACAATGGAAGGGTGCCATTAAATCACAAGGAATTATTCAATCTTAGGCACTCTATGTTAAGGTCGAGAGTTGAGCGAGCATTTGCTATCCTCAAGAATCGATTCAAAATCCTTACATCTCATCATTTTTTCCCGTACAAGACCCAAGTCCTGTTAGTAATTGCATGTTGCATCATCCACAACTATATCTCGGGAATCGATCCGAATGACCAGATTTTACGTAATGGAAACATGCAAGAAGAGCATCTTGTTCTATCGCAATCTCGTTCACAACGAGATCAACGCGAGGAAAACAGGCAATGGGTGGAACTTAGGGATAACATTGCCATTGAGATGTGGCATCAATATAGTTCTCGTACTTGA
- the LOC120265012 gene encoding probable leucine-rich repeat receptor-like protein kinase At1g68400 — MSWHLSSLSRVYRLNLSFNLLFGQIPLSLNHLPHLLTLCLNSNNFFGPILVLSLPNLQVLNLSLNSLTGPILPSLYSFLPASFSGNPTITTGSPTTTKLDQGIHLLGMNHGALIAIIAGDLAALLIAFTILFLYFWPKIRSKPPSYHLHKGEKIVFSSSKGGYGTAYKAVLQDKNVVAVKHLQETGSGFGKREFKQQMAILGRIQHPNIVSLKAYYYAHDKKLLVYEFMLGDSVYRT, encoded by the coding sequence aTGAGTTGGCATCTCTCCTCCCTCTCCCGCGTCTACCGTCTCAATCTCTCCTTCAACCTTCTCTTCGGCCAGATCCCTCTCTCCTTGAACCACTTACCCCATCTCCTCACCCTCTGTCTCAACTCCAACAACTTCTTCGGCCCAATCCTCGTCCTCTCCCTCCCCAATCTACAAGTCCTAAACCTCTCCTTAAATTCCCTCACCGGTCCCATCCTACCCTCACTCTACTCCTTCCTACCGGCATCATTCTCCGGAAATCCCACCATCACCACCGGATCCCCCACCACCACCAAACTAGATCAGGGCATCCACCTCTTAGGAATGAACCACGGCGCTCTGATCGCTATCATCGCCGGTGACCTAGCAGCTCTCCTCATCGCCTTCACGATCCTCTTCCTTTACTTCTGGCCCAAGATCAGATCCAAACCTCCCTCTTATCACCTCCACAAAGGTGAGAAGATCGTCTTCTCCTCTAGCAAGGGCGGTTATGGCACTGCTTATAAAGCCGTGCTCCAAGATAAGAACGTCGTTGCTGTGAAACATCTTCAGGAGACGGGATCAGGCTTTGGTAAACGCGAATTCAAGCAACAAATGGCGATTCTTGGCCGGATCCAGCACCCGAATATTGTTTCCCTCAAAGCTTATTACTACGCTCATGATAAGAAGCTTCTTGTGTACGAGTTCATGCTTGGTGATAGTGTTTACAGGACTTAA